A genome region from Magnolia sinica isolate HGM2019 chromosome 8, MsV1, whole genome shotgun sequence includes the following:
- the LOC131253468 gene encoding patellin-6: MEAPSPIPLPKPTPPQQNPPSSPKPYKKSLFSSLIEAATLRSPSFKEDSYFISNLKSSERKSLQDLKSKLPTSLDPSSSSIWGISLLSTDDDRTDVVLLKFLRARDFRVSDALSMLLKCLAWRKDFGADTVLDEDLGFKELEGVVAYMHAHDREGHPVCYNAYGVFKDKEMYERIFGDEEKLKRFLRWRVQVLERGVNVLQFKPGGVNSIIQVTDLKDMPKRELRVASNQILSLFQDNYPEMVARKVFINVPWYFSMLYSMFSPFLTQRTKSKFVIAKEGNVAETLYKFIRPEDVPVQYGGLSRPDDMQAGPPKPASEFTVKGGEKVNLEIDGIEGGATITWDIVVGGWDLDYSAEFVPAAEGSYTIAIEKTRRIAPNEEPVHNSYTSKEAGKMVLSIDNTASRRRKVAAYRYFVRKQST, encoded by the exons ATGGAAGCTCCATCTCCCATCCCTCTTCCAAAACCCACCCCACCCCAACAAAACCCCCCTTCCTCCCCCAAACCCTACAAGAAGAGCTTATTCTCTTCCCTCATCGAAGCCGCTACTCTCCGTTCCCCATCCTTCAAAGAAGACTCCTACTTCATCTCCAACCTCAAATCCTCCGAACGCAAGTCCCTCCAAGACCTCAAATCCAAGCTCCCCACCTCACTCGACCCTTCCTCCTCTTCCATATGGGGCATTTCACTCCTCTCTACCGACGACGATCGCACCGATGTCGTCCTCCTCAAATTCCTTCGTGCCCGCGATTTCCGAGTCTCTGACGCCCTTTCCATGCTCCTCAAATGCCTTGCTTGGCGCAAGGACTTCGGCGCTGATACCGTTCTCGATGAGGACCTCGGCTTCAAGGAGCTGGAGGGGGTGGTAGCCTACATGCACGCGCACGATAGAGAGGGGCATCCAGTCTGCTACAATGCCTATGGAGTATTCAAGGACAAGGAGATGTATGAGAGGATATTTGGAGATGAGGAGAAGCTGAAGAGGTTCCTGAGGTGGAGAGTTCAGGTGCTTGAAAGGGGTGTAAATGTCTTGCAATTCAAGCCAGGGGGAGTGAATTCCATCATACAGGTTACTGATTTGAAGGACATGCCTAAGAGAGAGCTGAGGGTTGCTTCCAATCAGATACTCTCCCTCTTTCAGGATAATTATCCAGAGATGGTGGCTAGGAAG GTATTTATAAACGTGCCTTGGTATTTTAGCATGCTGTATTCCATGTTCAGTCCGTTCCTGACACAACGGACGAAGAGCAAGTTCGTGATCGCAAAAGAAGGAAACGTTGCCGAGACTCTTTACAA GTTTATAAGGCCAGAGGACGTGCCGGTTCAGTACGGCGGTCTGAGCAGACCGGATGACATGCAAGCCGGTCCACCTAAGCCGGCTTCCGAGTTCACAGTCAAAGGAGGGGAGAAAGTAAACCTTGAAATCGACGGGATTGAG GGGGGAGCAACCATAACATGGGACATAGTAGTAGGTGGCTGGGACTTGGACTACAGTGCGGAATTTGTGCCAGCCGCTGAAGGAAGCTACACGATCGCAATTGAAAAAACACGCCGGATCGCTCCAAATGAAGAGCCAGTCCACAATTCCTACACATCCAAGGAAGCTGGAAAAATGGTGCTCTCCATCGACAACACTGCCTCTAGGAGAAGAAAGGTCGCTGCATACCGGTATTTCGTGCGTAAACAATCCACCTAA